The following proteins are encoded in a genomic region of Glycine max cultivar Williams 82 chromosome 18, Glycine_max_v4.0, whole genome shotgun sequence:
- the LOC100799507 gene encoding probable N-acetyltransferase HLS1-like, with amino-acid sequence MEFNKFRIRSYEGQSDRAQVEDLERRCEVGPSESVFLFTDTMGDPICRIRNSPMYMMLVAELDNELVGVIQGSIKVVTVHGHPPKDLAKVGYVLGLRVSPQHRRKGIGSSLVRTLEEWFTSKDVDYAYMATEKDNHASVSLFMDKFGYTKFRTPAILVNPVNHHCFQISPNIEIARLKIDQAEYLYRRFMGSTEFFPNDIGNILRNKLSLGTWVAYFKGDIAWGDFGSDGQVPNSWAMLSVWNSGEIFKLRLGKAPFSCLVCTKSWWLIHKIFPCLKLPTIPDFFNPFGFYFMYGVHHEGPFSGKLVRALCQFVHNMGAESKDESNCRIIVTEVGGRDELNHHIPHWKLLSCPEDLWCIKALKNEGTNNKFHELTTKTPPTRALFVDPREV; translated from the exons ATGGAATTCAACAAGTTCAGAATCAGAAGCTATGAGGGGCAATCTGATAGGGCTCAAGTGGAAGATCTTGAGAGAAGATGCGAGGTAGGGCCATCAGAAAGCGTGTTTCTCTTCACAGACACTATGGGTGACCCCATTTGTAGGATCCGGAACAGTCCCATGTACATGATGCTG GTGGCAGAGTTGGACAATGAATTGGTTGGTGTCATTCAAGGGTCTATAAAAGTGGTCACAGTTCATGGTCACCCTCCAAAGGATTTGGCAAAGGTGGGGTACGTCCTTGGCCTAAGGGTATCACCTCAGCACAGGAGAAAAGGGATTGGCTCAAGCCTTGTGAGAACACTAGAAGAATGGTTCACTTCAAAAGATGTGGACTATGCATACATGGCAACAGAGAAAGACAACCATGCCTCAGTGAGTCTCTTCATGGACAAGTTTGGCTACACCAAGTTCAGGACTCCAGCTATTCTTGTCAACCCTGTGAACCatcattgctttcaaatatcACCCAACATTGAGATAGCAAGGTTGAAGATTGACCAAGCTGAGTACCTCTATAGAAGATTCATGGGGTCCACAGAGTTCTTCCCTAATGACATAGGGAATATACTTAGGAACAAGCTAAGTTTGGGGACATGGGTGGCATATTTCAAAGGAGATATTGCTTGGGGTGATTTTGGGTCAGATGGACAAGTACCAAATAGTTGGGCTATGCTTAGTGTATGGAATAGTGGGGAGATATTCAAGTTAAGGCTAGGGAAAGCACCTTTTTCTTGCTTGGTATGCACTAAGAGTTGGTGGTTGATTCATAAGATCTTCCCATGTTTGAAATTGCCAACCATACCTGATTTCTTCAACCCATTTGGGTTCTATTTCATGTATGGGGTGCACCATGAAGGGCCATTTTCAGGGAAGCTAGTGAGGGCCTTGTGCCAATTTGTGCACAACATGGGTGCTGAGTCCAAGGATGAGAGTAATTGCAGGATCATTGTGACTGAAGTTGGAGGAAGAGATGAGCTCAACCACCATATCCCACATTGGAAATTGCTCTCATGCCCGGAGGACTTGTGGTGCATAAAGGCGTTGAAAAATGAAGGGACAAATAACAAGTTCCATGAATTAACAACCAAAACCCCACCAACAAGAGCTCTTTTTGTAGACCCAAGAGAGGTTTAA